In Rhineura floridana isolate rRhiFlo1 chromosome 1, rRhiFlo1.hap2, whole genome shotgun sequence, the following proteins share a genomic window:
- the BPHL gene encoding valacyclovir hydrolase isoform X2 produces MARAGGRGLLLLRRLLSHSAQWAAVRPPTPAAFYSTSITSAKVEVNGVQLHYQQTGDGSHVVLLLPGMLGSGQTDFGPQLKFMNKQLFTVIAWDPRGYGKSIPPVRDFPPDFFERDAKDAVDLMQVLKCKKFSLLGWSDGGITALIAAAKYPNLIHKMVVWGANSSVTEKDVNLYNAIRDVSKWSERARKPMEEMYGHEYFSKTCAAWVDGISQFIHKPDGGICQSLLPHINCPTLIIHGEKDPLVPRFHPEYLHKHIKGSQAVIL; encoded by the exons ATGGCTCGGGCCGGAGGccgggggctgctgctgctgcggcgcCTCCTCTCCCACTCCGCACAGTGGGCTGCGGTCCGGCCCCCGACACCCGCTGCTTTCTACAG CACTTCAATAACCTCAGCTAAAGTCGAAGTGAACGGTGTCCAGCTACATTATCAGCAAACAGGAGATGGAAGCCATGTTGTCCTGCTTCTCCCTGGCATGTTAG GTAGTGGCCAGACTGATTTTGGACCACAGCTGAAGTTTATGAACAAACAACTCTTCACAGTAATAGCTTGGGATCCCCGGGGGTATGGAAAGTCAATCCCTCCGGTTCGAGATTTTCCTCCAGATTTCTTTGAAAGAGATGCAAAAGATGCTGTAGACTTGATGCAG GTGCTGAAATGTAAGAAGTTCTCTTTGCTGGGATGGAGTGATGGTGGAATAACAGCACTCATTGCCGCTGCAAAATATCCAAATCTTATCCACAAAATGGTGGTTTGGGGAGCCAATTCCAGTGTTACAGAGAAGGATGTGAATCTTTACAATG CTATCCGTGATGTTTCAAAATGGAGTGAAAGAGCCAGGAAGCCAATGGAAGAAATGTACGGGCATGAATACTTTAGCAAAACCTGTGCAGCCTGGGTGGATGGAATCTCCCAGTTTATACACAAGCCAGATG GTGGTATCTGTCAGTCTTTGCTGCCTCATATTAACTGCCCAACATTAATAATACATGGAGAAAAAGATCCATTAGTTCCTCGCTTCCACCCTGAATATCTTCATAAACATATCAAGGGTTCACA ggcagTAATTTTGTAG
- the LOC133367119 gene encoding tubulin beta-2 chain: MREIVHIQAGQCGNQIGAKFWEVISDEHGIDPTGSYHGDSDLQLERINVYYNEATGNKYVPRAILVDLEPGTMDSVRSGPFGQIFRPDNFVFGQSGAGNNWAKGHYTEGAELVDSVLDVVRKESESCDCLQGFQLTHSLGGGTGSGMGTLLISKIREEYPDRIMNTFSVMPSPKVSDTVVEPYNATLSVHQLVENTDETYCIDNEALYDICFRTLKLTTPTYGDLNHLVSATMSGVTTCLRFPGQLNADLRKLAVNMVPFPRLHFFMPGFAPLTSRGSQQYRALTVPELTQQMFDSKNMMAACDPRHGRYLTVAAIFRGRMSMKEVDEQMLNVQNKNSSYFVEWIPNNVKTAVCDIPPRGLKMSATFIGNSTAIQELFKRISEQFTAMFRRKAFLHWYTGEGMDEMEFTEAESNMNDLVSEYQQYQDATADEQGEFEEEGEEDEA; the protein is encoded by the exons ATGCGTGAGATAGTGCACATCCAGGCCGGCCAGTGCGGCAACCAGATCGGAGCGAAG TTCTGGGAGGTCATCAGTGACGAGCACGGCATTGACCCCACAGGCAGCTATCACGGAGACAGTGACCTGCAGCTAGAGAGGATCAACGTCTACTACAATGAAGCAACTG GTAACAAGTATGTTCCCCGTGCAATCCTTGTTGACTTGGAGCCTGGTACAATGGACTCGGTCAGATCCGGACCTTTTGGCCAGATCTTTAGACCTGACAACTTTGTCTTTG GCCAGAGTGGTGCTGGGAACAACTGGGCCAAGGGCCACTACACAGAGGGAGCTGAGCTAGTGGACTCTGTGCTAGATGTGGTAAGGAAGGAATCTGAAAGCTGTGACTGCTTGCAGGGCTTCCAGCTGACCCATTCGCTGGGTGGGGGCACTGGCTCTGGGATGGGGACGCTCCTCATCAGCAAGATCCGGGAGGAGTATCCAGACAGGATCATGAACACATTCAGTGTAATGCCGTCCCCTAAAGTGTCGGACACGGTGGTTGAGCCATACAATGCCACCCTCTCTGTCCACCAGCTGGTGGAGAACACAGATGAAACCTACTGTATTGACAATGAGGCTTTATATGATATCTGCTTCCGCACACTGAAACTCACAACTCCTACATATGGGGACCTCAACCACTTGGTCTCTGCCACCATGAGCGGGGTGACCACCTGCCTCCGCTTCCCTGGCCAATTGAATGCTGACCTTCGCAAGCTGGcagtcaacatggtgcctttcCCCCGCCTCCACTTCTTCATGCCGGGGTTTGCTCCCCTCACGAGCCGTGGTAGCCAGCAGTATCGTGCCCTCACGGTGCCAGAGCTCACCCAGCAGATGTTTGATTCTAAAAACATGATGGCGGCCTGTGACCCACGCCACGGGCGCTATTTGACGGTGGCAGCCATCTTCCGGGGCAGAATGTCTATGAAGGAAGTGGATGAACAGATGCTCAATGTCCAGAACAAGAACAGCAGCTACTTTGTGGAATGGATCCCCAATAATGTGAAGACGGCCGTGTGTGACATCCCGCCACGAGGTCTCAAGATGTCTGCCACGTTCATTGGCAACAGCACAGCCATCCAGGAGCTGTTCAAGAGAATCTCTGAGCAGTTCACAGCCATGTTCCGGCGTAAGGCCTTCTTGCACTGGTACACCGGTGAGGGCATGGATGAGATGGAGTTCACGGAGGCCGAGAGCAATATGAATGACCTGGTCTCGGAATACCAGCAATATCAAGAtgccacagcagatgagcaaggaGAATTtgaagaggaaggagaggaagatgaGGCTTAG
- the LOC133367102 gene encoding tubulin beta-1 chain-like isoform X1, with translation MREIVHIQAGQCGNQIGAKFWEVISDEHGIDPTGSYHGDSDLQLERINVYYNEAAGNKYVPRAILVDLEPGTMDSVRSGPFGQIFRPDNFVFGQSGAGNNWAKGHYTEGAELVDSVLDVVRKESESCDCLQGFQLTHSLGGGTGSGMGTLLISKIREEYPDRIMNTFSVMPSPKVSDTVVEPYNATLSVHQLVENTDETYSIDNEALYDICFRTLKLTTPTYGDLNHLVSATMSGVTTCLRFPGQLNADLRKLAVNMVPFPRLHFFMPGFAPLTSRGSQQYRALTVPELTQQMFDSKNMMAACDPRHGRYLTVAAIFRGRMSMKEVDEQMLNVQNKNSSYFVEWIPNNVKTAVCDIPPRGLKMSATFIGNSTAIQELFKRISEQFTAMFRRKAFLHWYTGEGMDEMEFTEAESNMNDLVSEYQQYQDATADEQGEFEEEGEEDEA, from the exons ATGCGTGAAATCGTGCACATCCAAGCCGGCCAGTGTGGGAACCAAATCGGAGCCAAG TTCTGGGAGGTCATCAGCGACGAGCATGGCATTGACCCCACTGGCAGCTACCACGGAGACAGTGACCTGCAGCTAGAGAGGATAAACGTCTACTACAATGAAGCTGCTG GTAACAAGTATGTCCCCCGTGCAATCCTTGTTGACTTGGAGCCTGGTACAATGGACTCTGTTAGGTCTGGTCCATTTGGCCAGATCTTTAGACCTGACAACTTTGTCTTTG GCCAGAGTGGTGCTGGGAACAACTGGGCCAAGGGCCACTACACAGAGGGAGCTGAGCTAGTGGACTCTGTGCTAGATGTGGTAAGGAAGGAATCTGAAAGCTGTGACTGCTTGCAGGGCTTCCAGCTGACCCATTCGCTGGGTGGGGGCACTGGCTCTGGGATGGGGACGCTCCTCATCAGCAAGATCCGGGAGGAGTATCCAGACAGGATCATGAACACATTCAGTGTAATGCCGTCCCCTAAAGTGTCGGACACGGTGGTTGAGCCATACAATGCCACCCTCTCTGTCCACCAGCTGGTGGAGAACACAGATGAAACATACAGTATTGACAATGAGGCTTTATATGATATCTGCTTCCGCACACTGAAACTCACAACTCCTACTTACGGGGACCTCAACCACTTGGTCTCTGCCACCATGAGCGGGGTGACCACCTGCCTCCGCTTCCCTGGCCAATTGAATGCTGACCTTCGCAAGCTGGcagtcaacatggtgcctttcCCCCGCCTCCACTTCTTCATGCCGGGGTTTGCTCCCCTCACGAGCCGTGGTAGCCAGCAGTATCGTGCCCTCACGGTGCCAGAGCTCACCCAGCAGATGTTTGATTCTAAAAACATGATGGCGGCCTGTGACCCACGCCACGGGCGCTATTTGACGGTGGCAGCCATCTTCCGGGGCAGAATGTCTATGAAGGAAGTGGATGAACAGATGCTCAATGTCCAGAACAAGAACAGCAGCTACTTTGTGGAATGGATCCCCAATAATGTGAAGACGGCCGTGTGTGACATCCCGCCACGAGGTCTCAAGATGTCTGCCACGTTCATTGGCAACAGCACAGCCATCCAGGAGCTGTTCAAGAGAATCTCTGAGCAGTTCACAGCCATGTTCCGGCGTAAGGCCTTTTTGCACTGGTACACCGGTGAGGGCATGGATGAGATGGAGTTCACGGAGGCCGAGAGCAATATGAATGACCTGGTCTCGGAATACCAGCAATATCAAGAtgccacagcagatgagcaaggaGAATTtgaagaggaaggagaggaagatgaGGCTTAG
- the LOC133367102 gene encoding tubulin beta-2 chain-like isoform X2, giving the protein MDSVRSGPFGQIFRPDNFVFGQSGAGNNWAKGHYTEGAELVDSVLDVVRKESESCDCLQGFQLTHSLGGGTGSGMGTLLISKIREEYPDRIMNTFSVMPSPKVSDTVVEPYNATLSVHQLVENTDETYSIDNEALYDICFRTLKLTTPTYGDLNHLVSATMSGVTTCLRFPGQLNADLRKLAVNMVPFPRLHFFMPGFAPLTSRGSQQYRALTVPELTQQMFDSKNMMAACDPRHGRYLTVAAIFRGRMSMKEVDEQMLNVQNKNSSYFVEWIPNNVKTAVCDIPPRGLKMSATFIGNSTAIQELFKRISEQFTAMFRRKAFLHWYTGEGMDEMEFTEAESNMNDLVSEYQQYQDATADEQGEFEEEGEEDEA; this is encoded by the exons ATGGACTCTGTTAGGTCTGGTCCATTTGGCCAGATCTTTAGACCTGACAACTTTGTCTTTG GCCAGAGTGGTGCTGGGAACAACTGGGCCAAGGGCCACTACACAGAGGGAGCTGAGCTAGTGGACTCTGTGCTAGATGTGGTAAGGAAGGAATCTGAAAGCTGTGACTGCTTGCAGGGCTTCCAGCTGACCCATTCGCTGGGTGGGGGCACTGGCTCTGGGATGGGGACGCTCCTCATCAGCAAGATCCGGGAGGAGTATCCAGACAGGATCATGAACACATTCAGTGTAATGCCGTCCCCTAAAGTGTCGGACACGGTGGTTGAGCCATACAATGCCACCCTCTCTGTCCACCAGCTGGTGGAGAACACAGATGAAACATACAGTATTGACAATGAGGCTTTATATGATATCTGCTTCCGCACACTGAAACTCACAACTCCTACTTACGGGGACCTCAACCACTTGGTCTCTGCCACCATGAGCGGGGTGACCACCTGCCTCCGCTTCCCTGGCCAATTGAATGCTGACCTTCGCAAGCTGGcagtcaacatggtgcctttcCCCCGCCTCCACTTCTTCATGCCGGGGTTTGCTCCCCTCACGAGCCGTGGTAGCCAGCAGTATCGTGCCCTCACGGTGCCAGAGCTCACCCAGCAGATGTTTGATTCTAAAAACATGATGGCGGCCTGTGACCCACGCCACGGGCGCTATTTGACGGTGGCAGCCATCTTCCGGGGCAGAATGTCTATGAAGGAAGTGGATGAACAGATGCTCAATGTCCAGAACAAGAACAGCAGCTACTTTGTGGAATGGATCCCCAATAATGTGAAGACGGCCGTGTGTGACATCCCGCCACGAGGTCTCAAGATGTCTGCCACGTTCATTGGCAACAGCACAGCCATCCAGGAGCTGTTCAAGAGAATCTCTGAGCAGTTCACAGCCATGTTCCGGCGTAAGGCCTTTTTGCACTGGTACACCGGTGAGGGCATGGATGAGATGGAGTTCACGGAGGCCGAGAGCAATATGAATGACCTGGTCTCGGAATACCAGCAATATCAAGAtgccacagcagatgagcaaggaGAATTtgaagaggaaggagaggaagatgaGGCTTAG
- the BPHL gene encoding valacyclovir hydrolase isoform X1 yields MARAGGRGLLLLRRLLSHSAQWAAVRPPTPAAFYSTSITSAKVEVNGVQLHYQQTGDGSHVVLLLPGMLGSGQTDFGPQLKFMNKQLFTVIAWDPRGYGKSIPPVRDFPPDFFERDAKDAVDLMQVLKCKKFSLLGWSDGGITALIAAAKYPNLIHKMVVWGANSSVTEKDVNLYNAIRDVSKWSERARKPMEEMYGHEYFSKTCAAWVDGISQFIHKPDGGICQSLLPHINCPTLIIHGEKDPLVPRFHPEYLHKHIKGSQLHFVPEGKHNLHLRFAEEFNRVVEKFLL; encoded by the exons ATGGCTCGGGCCGGAGGccgggggctgctgctgctgcggcgcCTCCTCTCCCACTCCGCACAGTGGGCTGCGGTCCGGCCCCCGACACCCGCTGCTTTCTACAG CACTTCAATAACCTCAGCTAAAGTCGAAGTGAACGGTGTCCAGCTACATTATCAGCAAACAGGAGATGGAAGCCATGTTGTCCTGCTTCTCCCTGGCATGTTAG GTAGTGGCCAGACTGATTTTGGACCACAGCTGAAGTTTATGAACAAACAACTCTTCACAGTAATAGCTTGGGATCCCCGGGGGTATGGAAAGTCAATCCCTCCGGTTCGAGATTTTCCTCCAGATTTCTTTGAAAGAGATGCAAAAGATGCTGTAGACTTGATGCAG GTGCTGAAATGTAAGAAGTTCTCTTTGCTGGGATGGAGTGATGGTGGAATAACAGCACTCATTGCCGCTGCAAAATATCCAAATCTTATCCACAAAATGGTGGTTTGGGGAGCCAATTCCAGTGTTACAGAGAAGGATGTGAATCTTTACAATG CTATCCGTGATGTTTCAAAATGGAGTGAAAGAGCCAGGAAGCCAATGGAAGAAATGTACGGGCATGAATACTTTAGCAAAACCTGTGCAGCCTGGGTGGATGGAATCTCCCAGTTTATACACAAGCCAGATG GTGGTATCTGTCAGTCTTTGCTGCCTCATATTAACTGCCCAACATTAATAATACATGGAGAAAAAGATCCATTAGTTCCTCGCTTCCACCCTGAATATCTTCATAAACATATCAAGGGTTCACA GTTGCATTTTGTGCCAGAAGGAAAACATAATTTACATCTACGCTTTGCAGAGGAATTTAACAGAGTGGTGGAAAAATTTCTTCTATAA